The DNA sequence AGGAATTTAATATTCTGTTGCCCAACAATAAGATGGTCCCCTTCACAGCGCACATCTCCAAGGAAATGGCCGTGTGTAGAATCAAATTTGAACAGATAAGCAAGTGCATCTCCAGGAACAAGATCATTAATAGCAAGGACTTCTAAATGGGGACTTCTTTTTAAGATCTGTCTTAAAACCAAACGACCGATGCGCCCAAAACCATTAATTACAATCTTCATTGCTTATCCTCAGAACTCAGTAAATTAGAACTGTATTAGCTTTAGTTAGCTAAAAATTCTATAATACACTTTTGAGCATTATCACCTATTCTATTTTGTAATTTTAGAATACGTGTGTAACCACCTTTTCTTTCTACAAAACGATTTCCCAATTCATCGAACAACTTATTGACAACTAGACGATCCACATTATACACAGATGTATTTCCAGATTTAGCTTGTCGGGCTTCTTTACTTGTTAGTTTATTATATCGCACCATAAGCCGCCCAATAGCT is a window from the Chlamydia serpentis genome containing:
- the rplQ gene encoding 50S ribosomal protein L17, with the translated sequence MQHARKKFRVGRTSSHNRCMLANMLKSLIHYERIETTLPKAKELRRHADKMITLAKKNSLAARRIAIGRLMVRYNKLTSKEARQAKSGNTSVYNVDRLVVNKLFDELGNRFVERKGGYTRILKLQNRIGDNAQKCIIEFLAN